The stretch of DNA CCGAACCGGCCGGCGTAGGACAGCAGTCGCCGTACCCCGGCGGGCCCGGGCACGCCGACGCGCACCGGGAGGTCGATACCGCGCTCACGGACCGCTTCGATCCAGGCCAGGACCGGCAGGGTGTCGAAGCCGAACTGGGTGATGATCCCGCCGTCCAGGCCGTGCTCGGCGAGCAGGGCGTGCTTGGCCTCCAGCGCCGACCACAGCTGTGGGCCGCTGATGGCAGGGTGTCCCTCGGGATAGCCGCTGATGCCGACGTGGCGCACCCCGTGCGCCTCCAGCAGGCCGGATTCGATCAGGGCCGCGGAGTCCCGGTAGGGCCCGGCGGGGGTGTTCGGGTCGCCGCCGACGACGAAGATGTGCTCGCCGGTCCCGTCCTCCCGGAGGCGGTCCAGGAACTCCACGAAGGCTCCGCGGGACGGCAGCCTGCGGGCCGAGACGTGCGGCACCGGGACCAGGCCGAGCCGCTTGACCGCCCGGGCGGCGGCCAGCCGCAGCTCCAGGTCCTCGTTGCCGAGGAAGGTGACGTTGACCCGGGTACCTGCGGGGATGGCGTGCCGCGCCGCCTCCAGGTGTGCGACGTCCTTGCCGGTCATCTCCAGGGAGAAGTCCGCCAGCAGCGCGAGCGGCCCCGCAGCGGCCACCGTGGGCGTTGATTCCATCGGGCTCCTTAGCTGCTACTAGATCGATATAGTAAATCGATCTAGTTTCGGACGGTAGCAGATGGGGACCCGCCGGGGCGAGGGGTCGGCAACGCACCTGTTACGCGATTGTGATGCGGCGGAATCCTCCGGTTCGGCCGGGCGTGCCGCGTCCGTAATGCCTGATACATGTACTTGATGACCAATTCCGGCAAAAGATTTACTAACTCGATTTTGCTCAGCCCTTGGCGACGGCGGTTCGACCGGTGCTACGTTGTGCGCCGATCCAGCCCGGTCGCGCCCCGGAGGGCTCCGATCAGCAATCCCTCCCCGGCCCCAGCAGGAAGGGCCGACATGACCTACATCATGGGCGTCCTCAACATCAGCCCCGACTCCTTCAGCACCACCCGCCCCTTCCGCGACCACGACGAAGCCGTCGAGCACGGCCTTGCACTGGCCCGGGCGGGCGCGGACATCATCGACATCGGCGGCGAGTCCACCCGCCCGGGGGCCACCCCCGTGCCGCCCCGGACGGAACGCGAACGCATCCTGCCGGTGGTCCGGGCCCTCGCGGCGCACGGGGTGCAGGTCTGCGTGGACACCCTGCACGCGAGCACCGCGGCGGCAGCCGTCCGCAGCGGCGCCACACTGATCAACGACGTCTCCGGGGGGCTGGCCGACCCCGCCATGGCCGCCACCGTCGCCCGCACCCAGGCGCGGTATGTGATCGGGCACTGGCGCGGCAATCCGCGCACCATGAACACGCTGGCCCGCTACCAGGACCCGGTCGGCGAGGTCATCGTCGAACTGCAGCACCGCATCGCCGCCGCACGCCGCGCCGGCGTCGACGCCGACCGGCTGGTGGTGGACCCGGGCCTGGGCTTCGCCAAGGAACCCGAGCACAACTGGGCGCTCCTCTCCCACCTGCCCCGCCTGCGCAGCCTGGGCCTGCCGGTGATGGTCGGCGCCTCACGCAAACGCTTCCTCGGCGAACTCCTCGCGGCCGACGAGCCGGTACACCGGCGCGACCTGCCCACCGCGGTCATCAGCGTGCTCGCCGCCCAGCACGGCGCCTGGGCGGTGCGGGTCCACGACGTGGCCGGCAGCCGCACCGCCCTGGACACCCTGCGGGCCTGGCAGACCGGCGGTCCCGTACCCCGGCCCGCCGAAGCCGTCGCCGCACGCTGACCGAACTCGGTCGGAAAAAGTCGGTGCATGACTCTCGCCATGGTCCGACACATGCTGTTAACGTCCCGCTAGATCGATTAAGTTGCCGCCATGCCAGCGTTGACAGGAGCCGTAATGTCCATGCCCAGCCTCCAGGACGGAATCGACCAGGCCGGATCGCCGGTGGACCTGCTGTGGAAGCCCAACGCGGCCCCGTGGACCCCGGAGGTCGTGGAGCGCGAGTACGCCGGCTGGCGCCAGGAGCAGGCCGCCTGGCACGACGGAGTGGCGATCCTCAACCTCTCCCACCACATGTTCGACCTGTTCATCGAGGGCCCCGACGCCACCCGGCTGCTCGCCGACCACGGCGCCAACAACTTCGAGAACTTCGCCATCGGCCAGGCCAAGCAGTACATCCCGGTGACCGCGGACGGCAACATCGTCACCGACGGCATCCTCGCCCGCGAAGCGGTGGACCGGTACACCCTCAGCGGCATCCCCGCCGCCCAGCACTGGGTCCAGTACCACGCCGAGAAGGGCGGCTACGACGTCACCTTCGTCACCGACCCCTCCAGCGCGTTCCGCAACGGCGGCGGGGACCCCGTCCTGTTCCGATACCAGGTCCAGGGCCCGCTCGCCCTCGACCTGATCGCGCGGGCGTTCGGCGGACCGCTGCCGGAGACCAAGTTCTTCCACTCGGCTCCCGTCACCCTGGACGGCCGGGACTTCCGCGCGCTGCGCCACGGCATGGCCGGCCAGGCCGGCTACGAGTTCATCGGACCCTGGGAGCACGCGGAGGCGGTCCACGAGGCCCTGCTCAAGGCCGGTGAGCCGCTGGGCGTCGTCCGGGTCGGTGCGCTGGCCTACGCCACGCCCAGCGTCGAGAGCGGCTGGATCCCCTCCCCGGTACCCGGCGTCTACACCGACCCGGCCCTGCTGGAGTACCGCAAGCAGCTGCCCCTGTTCGGCATCGAGGGCAAGCGGCCGCTCAACGGCAGCCTCTACTCGCCGGACATCGAGGACTACTACGTCACCCCGTACGAACTGGGCTACGGGAAGATGGTCTCCTTCGGACACGACTTCCTGGGCCGCGACGCCCTGCTGGCCCTCAGGGACAGCCCCCGGCGCACCAAGGTCACCCTGGTCTTCGACGGCCAGGACGTGCGCCGCGTCCTGGGGGAGGACCCCGGATTTGTCCTGAGCTACGCCCGCAACCGGGTCGAGAGCGCGAAGGGCCTGGTCGGGGTCACCATGCAGGCCGCGACCATCGACCCGGCGGGGGCGCTCCTGGCGCTGGCGCTGGTCGACGGCGAGCACGCGGCACCGGGGACGGAGGTCTCCGTGGTGTGGGGCGAGCACCCGGGCGCCGGTACCGACCCCGAGGCCGACCTCGGGTTCCCGCGCATCCGCGCCACGGTCCAGCCGGCTCCGTACAACCAGCACGCCCGCACCGCGTACCGCAGCAACAGCTGACCCGCTGTCCCCTGCGACCCCCGACCCGACGCCACAGCGCCGGGCCGGGGCCCGCCGCACGTCGGAAGGGAGAGAGCGTGCAACGTCCGCCCGAGTTCGCGGCCATGGCCCGTTTCGGCACGCTGCTCGCCACCGGCCTGGCCGATGTCACCGACGATCCCGCGGCGTTGGACTCCAGCGGGTTCTGGGCCGTTGTCGCCGACTTCGAAGGCCGCCTGATCTGCGCGCGCTTCCGCGAAGTGCGGCAGGTGAGCAGGCCGGCGCCCCGCCCGGGGGCCTGGCGCGGGCCCGGTGTGACGGACTGGACGTCGTCCCTGGACCAGGCGGCCTACCTGGCCGGAGTGCGCACCATTCGCGAGCACATCGCGGCCGGCGAGGTCTACCAGGCCAACCTGTGCCGGGTCCTGTCGGCCCGGGTGAGCGCGGACGCGGACGTCGACGCCCTGGCGGCACTGCTGGCCGTCGGCAACCCCGCCCCCTACGCGGGAACGGTCCGCCTGCCCCGGCACGGCATCGAAGTCGCCACCGCCTCACCCGAGTTGTTCCTGCGCCGGAGCGGACCGACGGTGCAGTCGGGACCGATCAAGGGCACCGGCCGCACCGAGGCTGACCTGCTCGACAAGGACCACGCCGAGAACGTCATGATCGTGGACCTGGTCCGCAACGACCTCAGCCAGGTCTGCGCCACCGGCAGCATCACCGTGCCCCGCCTGTGCGCCGTCGAACCGCACCCCGGCCTGGTGCACCTGGTCTCCGACGTGTCCGGCGAACTGCGCCCCGACGCGGGCTGGCCCGAGCTGCTGGCCGCGACCTTCCCGCCGGCCTCGGTGACCGGCGCGCCCAAGCTCAGCGCGCTCCGGATCCTGGCCGCCCTGGAGCCCGTCCCACGTGGCCCCTACTGCGGGGGCGTCGGCTGGGTCGACGCCGACCGGCGCACGGGAGTCCTGGCCGTGGGCATTCGCACCTTCTGGATCGACCGCGCGCAGTCCGCCCTGCGGTTCGGCACCGGCGCCGGCATCACCTGGGGCTCCGACCCGCTGGGCGAGTGGCGGGAGACCGAACTCAAAGCGGCCCGGCTGCTCGCTGTTGCCGCAGCCGGCGCGACCTGGAGCCCGGGCGCACAATCGGCCGACTCTGGAGGGGTATTGAGTGATCGTCAAATGCCCGTGCCCCATCATGCCTGAT from Streptomyces sp. 846.5 encodes:
- a CDS encoding aminomethyltransferase family protein, encoding MSMPSLQDGIDQAGSPVDLLWKPNAAPWTPEVVEREYAGWRQEQAAWHDGVAILNLSHHMFDLFIEGPDATRLLADHGANNFENFAIGQAKQYIPVTADGNIVTDGILAREAVDRYTLSGIPAAQHWVQYHAEKGGYDVTFVTDPSSAFRNGGGDPVLFRYQVQGPLALDLIARAFGGPLPETKFFHSAPVTLDGRDFRALRHGMAGQAGYEFIGPWEHAEAVHEALLKAGEPLGVVRVGALAYATPSVESGWIPSPVPGVYTDPALLEYRKQLPLFGIEGKRPLNGSLYSPDIEDYYVTPYELGYGKMVSFGHDFLGRDALLALRDSPRRTKVTLVFDGQDVRRVLGEDPGFVLSYARNRVESAKGLVGVTMQAATIDPAGALLALALVDGEHAAPGTEVSVVWGEHPGAGTDPEADLGFPRIRATVQPAPYNQHARTAYRSNS
- a CDS encoding methylenetetrahydrofolate reductase, with product MESTPTVAAAGPLALLADFSLEMTGKDVAHLEAARHAIPAGTRVNVTFLGNEDLELRLAAARAVKRLGLVPVPHVSARRLPSRGAFVEFLDRLREDGTGEHIFVVGGDPNTPAGPYRDSAALIESGLLEAHGVRHVGISGYPEGHPAISGPQLWSALEAKHALLAEHGLDGGIITQFGFDTLPVLAWIEAVRERGIDLPVRVGVPGPAGVRRLLSYAGRFGVGTSAGIARKYGLSLTNLMGTAGPDRFVLALADGLVPHRHGRVEMHFYPFGGLRATSEWVAAFTKENHS
- the folP gene encoding dihydropteroate synthase; translated protein: MTYIMGVLNISPDSFSTTRPFRDHDEAVEHGLALARAGADIIDIGGESTRPGATPVPPRTERERILPVVRALAAHGVQVCVDTLHASTAAAAVRSGATLINDVSGGLADPAMAATVARTQARYVIGHWRGNPRTMNTLARYQDPVGEVIVELQHRIAAARRAGVDADRLVVDPGLGFAKEPEHNWALLSHLPRLRSLGLPVMVGASRKRFLGELLAADEPVHRRDLPTAVISVLAAQHGAWAVRVHDVAGSRTALDTLRAWQTGGPVPRPAEAVAAR
- a CDS encoding chorismate-binding protein; this encodes MARFGTLLATGLADVTDDPAALDSSGFWAVVADFEGRLICARFREVRQVSRPAPRPGAWRGPGVTDWTSSLDQAAYLAGVRTIREHIAAGEVYQANLCRVLSARVSADADVDALAALLAVGNPAPYAGTVRLPRHGIEVATASPELFLRRSGPTVQSGPIKGTGRTEADLLDKDHAENVMIVDLVRNDLSQVCATGSITVPRLCAVEPHPGLVHLVSDVSGELRPDAGWPELLAATFPPASVTGAPKLSALRILAALEPVPRGPYCGGVGWVDADRRTGVLAVGIRTFWIDRAQSALRFGTGAGITWGSDPLGEWRETELKAARLLAVAAAGATWSPGAQSADSGGVLSDRQMPVPHHA